From Lolium perenne isolate Kyuss_39 chromosome 5, Kyuss_2.0, whole genome shotgun sequence, a single genomic window includes:
- the LOC127300715 gene encoding bZIP transcription factor 1-A, with protein sequence MGSSGADAQPKASKASTPQEQQPPATSSAATPVVYPDWTNFQGYPPIPPRGFFPSPVVSSPQGHPYMWGPQPMMPPYGTPPYVIYPPGGIYAHPSMPPGTHPFAPYAMASPNGNPDATGTATTTATAGGQTDGKSSEGKEKSPIKRSKGSLGSLNMITGKKSVEHGKTSGASTNGATSQSGESGSESESEGSEANSQHDSQHKESGQEQDGEIRSSQNGVSRSPSQAQLKQTLAIMPMPSSGLVPGPTTNLNIGMEYWANTASSSPAMHGKVTPTAAPGAVVPPEPWMQDERELKRQKRKQSNRDSARRSRLRKQAECEELAQRADVLKQENASLRDEVNRIRKEYDLLISKNSSLKDKLGDKQYKTDEAGLDNEPQHSGGDS encoded by the exons ATGGGAAGCAGTGGAGCAGATGCACAGCCTAAAGCAAGCAAGGCATCTACACCTCAG GAGCAGCAGCCACCTGCTACTTCAAGTGCTGCAACACCAGTTGTTTACCCAGATTGGACCAACTTTCAG GGATATCCTCCAATTCCACCGCGTGGTTTTTTCCCCTCTCCTGTGGTGTCAAGCCCACAGGGTCATCCTTACATGTGGGGACCTCAG CCTATGATGCCACCATATGGGACTCCGCCATATGTCATCTACCCTCCTGGAGGAATATATGCTCACCCATCAATGCCCCCG GGTACACACCCATTTGCTCCCTATGCTATGGCTTCTCCAAATGGCAATCCTGATGCTACT GGAACTGCCACTACCACAGCTACTGCTGGTGGTCAAACAGATGGCAAATCATCTGAAGGAAAAGAAAAGAGTCCCATTAAAAGATCCAAAGGAAGTTTAGGTAGCTTGAACATGATTACAGGAAAGAAGTCTGTCGAACATGGTAAGACCTCAGGCGCATCAACCAATGGAGCCACCTCTCAAAG TGGGGAAAGTGGAAGTGAAAGTGAAAGTGAAGGAAGTGAAGCGAATTCTCAGCAT GATTCACAGCATAAGGAAAGTGGACAAGAACAAGATGGAG AGATTCGAAGTTCCCAGAATGGTGTGTCAAGATCACCATCCCAGGCGCAATTGAAGCAAACTCTAGCAATCATGCCAATGCCATCAAGCGGTCTAGTGCCTGGTCCAACTACAAACTTGAACATTGGAATGGAATACTGGGCGAATACAGCAAGCTCCtctccagcaatgcatggtaaagTGACACCAACTGCAGCTCCAGGGGCCGTGGTCCCACCAGAGCCGTGGATGCAG GACGAACGTGAACTCAAAAGGCAGAAAAGAAAGCAGTCAAACAGGGACAGTGCTCGCAGATCTAGGCTGCGCAAGCAG GCTGAATGTGAGGAGTTGGCTCAACGTGCTGATGTTTTAAAACAGGAAAATGCTTCTCTTAGAGATGAGGTGAACCGGATCAGAAAGGAGTATGATTTACTTATATCAAAGAATAGCTCACTAAAG GATAAACTTGGAGACAAACAATACAAAACTGATGAGGCAGGACTTGACAATGAGCCACAACATTCTGGCGGTGACAGCTAG